A region of the Deltaproteobacteria bacterium HGW-Deltaproteobacteria-6 genome:
ATCTTCTGGAATTAAAATCCCTGGAATTAGCGCAGCTCAGCAATACGGATGCGTTGACCGGTATTTATAACCGGCGGTTTTTTAATGATGCATTTGAAAAAGAATGGAAGCGGTCGGGACGCGATAACAGCATACTTTCCGTTATCATTTTCGATATTGATTATTTCAAAAAGATTAATGACACCTTCGGTCATCAGGTCGGGGATGAGTATTTGAAGAAAATAGCTGAAACGCTGACCTCTGTTTTTCAAAGGGGTTCAGACATTGTGGCCCGGTACGGAGGAGAAGAGTTCATCGTATTACTCCCGGGCATTGATACGGATCATGCTTTCCAGCTTGCGGAAAAGGCTAAATATAAGATCGAACCAGTGACCATCGATCATCAGGGGGAGAAGGTCCGGGCAACCATCAGCGCGGGTGTCAACTCCTGTATTCCGAACTTCAACTCAAGATCGGATTCCATTATCAATGGCGCTGATCAGGCTCTTTACATGGCCAAACAGCAAGGACGGAACCGGGTGGTTGCTCTTCCTCCGCCTTAAAGTAAGTAGTCTCCGGACATAGTGGCATGCGAAACGGCAAAGCCATCACCCTTAAAACCAGGCCGGAGGAAGCATCCGGTGGTGCAGGCAATCTCCTTTACCGTTTATGACCCGTCCGCCGTTTTAAACATGGACATAATGGATGACAGACTTTCCGCATTCCCGGCATTCTGTTGAGTGGATATATTCATTTCCGCAATGGCAATATTGACCTGATCAATTCCTCGAGACTGTTCCTGAGAAGCTATTGAAATATTTTCCATCAGATCGGCAACCTTGTCCGAACTGGACGTCACCTGACCGAAGGCTCCGCTGGTTACATTAACCAGGCTTTCTCCATTCTTTACCTTGCTGACAATATCCTGAATCAGAGCCGATGAACTATGGGCGGATTCCGTAGCGCGCATAGCCAGATTTCTGACTTCGTCGGCCACAACGGCAAATCCCGCACCGGCTTCTCCTGCGCGCGCCGCTTCCACAGACGCATTCAAAGCAAGCAGGTTTGTCTGAAAAGCAATTTCATCGATGCTCTTGACTATCTTTTGCGTCTGCTCGCTCGCCTTGTTTATTTCTTTCATGGAGCTGGTCAATTCCGCCATCGAATCATTTGCCTTATGTATTGCTTCTTTTGCAAATCGCAGAAGACGATTTGCTTCATCCGTGTTCGTGGCATTTTGCTTGATCATCGACGCAATTTCTTCCAGTGACGCGGAAGTTTCCTCGATAGACGCCGCTTCTTTAGACGATGAATCCGTCAAAACCTCCGATACCTGAAGCGCATGCCCCACGGCATTATTCATCTTGCTGCTCACCGTATTGACCGAATTAATCAGATCGCCTATTTCATCGCTTGATTCCGATCCGATGTTTTGAGTCAGATCCCCTTCGGCCAGACGGCCTAAAACGCTGATGGTCTCTTTGATGGGATTCAAGATCAATCGCGTGATGACCATGGTAATAATGTAAGACAATATGATGGAAATAATGAAAACCACGACAAAAACGGTCAGGGTAGCGTAAAAGCCGGTCACAGACGAATCGTACGTGTCTTTACCCAGCTTGTTTTCATAAGTCAGCAGCTCAGACAAACTCTTATTTAATGCAGCATACTTTTTATCGGTAAGCATACCGGCTGACACGGTTTGAAACGAGGACGTTGAATCGCCTGTGGCAAGTTCCAGAAGTTTTAAGGCCGCCTGCTGATACTCGAGAAGATTCGCCAGTACCGCATTGTACAGCTTCTTTTCCTCCGGGCGGAGTCCGGGAGAAGCCAGTATCTTATTGATCAACCCCACATCTTCCTGCATGGTGGCGATAAGCTTCTTGGACATGTCCGAAATCTCCTGCGGATCCTGGGTCCAGTTGATCATGTTAAAAACCTTGTATATATTGCCGTTCACATTGGATACATCATGAACAATCTTCGAGCTGTTCTGATAGCCTTTGAAACGGTTATTATAAATATCATCAATCGAACCTTTCAGTGTCCAGAAACTGGAGAAAGTACCACCGGCTAAAATGATAAGAAAAGTAAAAACAACCAGCGGCGACAGGAGCATCTTCTTGCCCAACTTTAAATTGTTGAAGAATTTTTTCATAAGCACTACCTCCAATATCTCATTTAATATTTCAGTAGATGGTCCGGTCCAACGTCTTCCCTTCCCCATGAAACAGATAGTCGCTAAAAAAATGGATACTCTAAAAAAGCAAATCAGATTTGATGATCAAACTGGAACAGCAAAGGCCCTTCGGTTATTCCTGCATCAACAGACGGAGGCCTTTTGCAAAACTGCGTAAACCCGGCGATGGCGAAAAAAACAACTTCTTAATGGTTTCGGATAATCAAGCAACGATTCATTCATCAGGCTCTGGGGACTATTTGCGCATGTCACATCGGGAACGGTTAACACCTCTCCCTCATTGTTCGCTGCCTGTTTCGCGTCACTGATCGCCGCTTACAACCTTCAGATTAACAACCTGTAGCTTAAAAAGTTATTTACTCGAATTAATGTATTCTGTAATTTTTGCCGCGATGGTTTTTACGACATACTCAAATTCATCCACATCCTTATCCAGGAGCGTCATACGGAAACCGAGCAGCGGCGAGAAAAACGACGTCAGCGGTACCACGCAGATGCCGGTGGCCGCCAGCAGATAATAAACAAACCGCTTATCGTATTCAACGTCTTTTGTCAGGGTTTCAACATAGGAACGGACTTCCGGCTGTTCAATATGCAGGTGCTGCCGTTCATTGAGTACCGACTCGTTGAAAAGAACCGTCATGTAAAACGCACCGTTGGTTTTGTTGGCAATCAGAAAAGGAACATCTTTCAGAATGCCGTAGGCAATGGCGGAAAGCTTTTCATAATGCTGCGTGCGCTCCCGTAAATAATTTTTATACTCGGGATGCGTCATAATCCGGGGAATGGCCATCTGCGGCAGCGTCGTGGAACACACTTCCGACATCTTCTGATGTAAAATGGTGTTGATGAAGCGGGCAAAAATGGGATCTTTATCCGCGTTATAGACTTCCATCCAGCCGCAGCGTGCGCCTGGCCAGGGCAGTTCCTTGGAAATTCCCTTCATGGAAATTGCCGGGACATCGCCGATGACATCGCTGATCGGCACGGTTTTTTTGCCGTTGTAAACAATATTGGTATAAGTCTCATCGGAAATAATGAAAAGATCATTTTCACGGGCAATCCGCACCACCTGCTCGAGCATCTCCACGGGGTAAACAAAACCGGTGGGATTATCGGGATTGATAATCAGAATGCCGACGATCGCCCGGTGACTTCTGACCTTCTGCTCCAGTTCGCGCAGATCCGGCTGCCAGTTATTGTAAGGATTCATCCGGTAGGTGTTGGGCGGAAAAGACGCGTGCAGCACTTCCGCCATCAAATGGGTGGAATAGGTCGGCTCCGGCATGATCATGCGGGCATCCACCTGAATGGAGCTGTAAGCACGGGCAATGGCGTCGCCCAGCCCATTGAAGAAAATAATGTCTTCGGACGTAATTTGAGCTTTTCCCCGGGCGTTCGTGCGTTCGGCAAGAAAAGCGCGCGTTGCATCAACCCCTTTGGTTGGCGAATAAGCATAGGACATGTCTTCTTTGAGGATATCAGTCAGAACCTCTTTCATCCAACCGGGGATCATTTCGCCTTTTTGAACCGGGTCACCAATGTTTTCCCAGATAATTTTGAGTCCATGCTGCTGCATTTTTTTAGCGATGAGTACGATATTGCGGATTTCATAAGTCAGCCCGCTACCGCCACGTGAAATTTCAAAACGCATAAGTTACCTAACTCCTTAACTATTTGTATAGTGATTCATAATACATATTTTGTAATTTATCCAGAGTTATTTAATTTGATGCTGTTTTGCGGACATGCCAATCATTTTCTGGGGGACAAAAAACACTTTTCGTGATATTCATGACTAAGAGACTG
Encoded here:
- a CDS encoding aminotransferase codes for the protein MRFEISRGGSGLTYEIRNIVLIAKKMQQHGLKIIWENIGDPVQKGEMIPGWMKEVLTDILKEDMSYAYSPTKGVDATRAFLAERTNARGKAQITSEDIIFFNGLGDAIARAYSSIQVDARMIMPEPTYSTHLMAEVLHASFPPNTYRMNPYNNWQPDLRELEQKVRSHRAIVGILIINPDNPTGFVYPVEMLEQVVRIARENDLFIISDETYTNIVYNGKKTVPISDVIGDVPAISMKGISKELPWPGARCGWMEVYNADKDPIFARFINTILHQKMSEVCSTTLPQMAIPRIMTHPEYKNYLRERTQHYEKLSAIAYGILKDVPFLIANKTNGAFYMTVLFNESVLNERQHLHIEQPEVRSYVETLTKDVEYDKRFVYYLLAATGICVVPLTSFFSPLLGFRMTLLDKDVDEFEYVVKTIAAKITEYINSSK